A region from the Triticum aestivum cultivar Chinese Spring chromosome 3D, IWGSC CS RefSeq v2.1, whole genome shotgun sequence genome encodes:
- the LOC100859946 gene encoding MADS-box transcription factor 51, whose amino-acid sequence MARRGRVELRRIEDRTSRQVRFSKRRAGLFKKAFELAVLCDAEVSLLVFSPAGRLYEYASSSIEGTYDRYQAFAGAGKDVNEPGASNNNDGDPSNIQSRLEEITSWSLQNNADNSDANELEKLEKLLTDALKNTKSKKMLAQQNSDAGTSASGGNSRRT is encoded by the exons ATGGCGCGGCGCGGGCGTGTGGAGCTGCGGCGGATCGAGGACCGGACGAGCCGGCAGGTGCGCTTCTCCAAGCGCCGCGCGGGGCTCTTCAAGAAGGCCTTCGAGCTCGCGGTCCTCTGCGACGCCGAGGTCTCGCTGCTCGTCTTCTCCCCCGCCGGCAGGCTCTACGAGTACGCCTCCTCCAG CATAGAAGGTACATATGACCGCTATCAGGCATTTGCAGGAGCCGGAAAGGACGTGAATGAACCCGGTGCAAGTAACAACAAT GATGGAGATCCTTCAAATATACAGTCAAGGCTTGAAGAGATTACTTCCTG GTCTCTTCAAAACAATGCTGATAACTCAGATGCTAATGAGCTAGAGAAACTGGAGAAACTACTGACAGATGCTTTGAAGAATACAAAATCCAAGAAG ATGTTGGCGCAACAAAATAGCGATGCCGGCACTAGTGCGAGCGGCGGGAACTCCAGAAGGACTTGA